One window from the genome of Nicotiana sylvestris chromosome 9, ASM39365v2, whole genome shotgun sequence encodes:
- the LOC138877806 gene encoding uncharacterized protein: MRGAGGKDELLMAYFSQSVSDATLKWYTRQDHNRWYTWDDLAQAFTRHFQYNIEIVPDRLSLTKIEKKPSKSFIEYDFCWREQVARVNPPMEESEMVEYFLQALEPTYFGHLISVIGKSFNEELIDTNRIEVQTLEAPTINQNPLLTDEETNMIEIDKRRTICGSQERSPSDVAAKQQKSKVVVPGVANKPIIIIEGAHTDPVIIKPVTQLPVISTKAIPWNYKREELRKAKTSRDNPVLVKKAFTEEEAEEFLRKMKVQDYSIVEQLRKTPAQISLLSLLMNSDEHRRALMKILNKSHVPDKISVNHLEKIANKIFKVNMVTFSDDELPVEGTEHNKALYLTGKCEDSAVTRVLVDHVSSANICPLSTLNKLKVDDERIHKNNICVRGFDGGEKDSVGDIVLELTIGPVEFTMEFQMVKFEWDRQEIVMHGKDNLCAHSDAYVPFIEAEDEKRPWVYQVFETVPVEKVPKGKCVPTPKRASASIMVASEILKMALCQNLQSCFKSQSNSEIIIQEIECDDESDYDEDEAFEEISKELSHFEEEPKTNLNDIEAINLGDPDNVRETKISVHIEPQIRKEIIKALFEYNDIFAWSYDYMPGLITNLVVHKLPIDPTFSPVKKKLRKFKTNMSVKIKDKSKGQFPLPNIHILIDNCAKHESGSFVDCYAGYHQILMDEEDAEKAAFITSWGSYCYRVMPCLKNAGETYMRAMETIFHDMIHKEIEVYVDDVIIKSMKQSNHVRDLRKFFQRLREYNLKSTLQISQRGIELDPSKIKAIQELPPPKNKTEVMSVLGRMNYISRFIAQLTTTCEPIFKLLKKDVVVKWTDECQEAFDKIKEYLSNPPVLVLPEPERLLILYLTILDNSYGCVLDQHDITGKKEQAIYYLSKKFTS, from the exons atgagaggagccggtGGGAAAGATGAGTTATTGATGGCGTACTTTAGCCAAAGTGTGAGTGACGCGACATTGAAGTGGTACACTCGTCAAGATCACAatagatggtacacatgggatgatttggcccaagcatttactcgtcatttccagtacaacatcgagattgttccagatcgtttgtctttgactaagattgagaagaagcctagtaaAAGTTTCATAGAATATGATTTTTGCTGGAGAGAACAAGTGGCAAGAGTTAATCCCCCGAtggaggagagcgaaatggtggagtactttctaCAGGCtttggagcctacctattttggccatctgatatcggttataggcaagtctttcaacgag gagctcattgacacaaacCGGATTGAAGTCCAGACTCTAGAGGCACCTaccattaaccagaacccattgctaACTGATGaggaaacaaatatgattgagata GACAAACGGCGAACCATTTGTGGTAGTCAAGAAagatccccaagtgatgttgcagCAAAGCAACAAAAGTCAAAAGtagttgtgccaggagtggcaaaTAAACCTATCATAATTATAGAGGGTGCCCATACggatcctgtcatcatcaagcctgtaacccagctaccagtaATCAGCACCAAggctatcccatggaactataaacgg gaagagttaaggaaagctaaaacatccagagataacCCAGTTCTAGTAAAGAAAGCATTCACTGAAGAAGAAGCGGAGGAGTTCTTGAggaaaatgaaggtacaagattactccatcgtggagcagttgagaaagacgcctgctcagattTCCTTGCTATCATTACTGATGAAttcagacgagcatcgtcgggccctgatgaaaattctgaacaaatctcatgtccccgacaaaatttcagtgaaccatctggaaaagatcgcTAACAAAATATTTAAGGTGAACATGGTCACCTTCTCTGATGAcgagttgcctgtggaaggtaccgaacacaacaaagctctctacCTTACGggaaaatgtgaagattctgcgGTCACCAGGGTGTTAGTTGACCATGtttccagtgcaaacatctgccctctctctactctgaacaagttaaaagttgatgatgagaggattcacaagaacaacatatgcgtccgaggttttgatggtggAGAAAAAGACTcggttggtgatatagtgcttgaattgacaataggaccggtggaattcaccatggagttccag atggtcaagttcgaatgggatagacaagagatcgtcATGCATGGTAAGGATAATTTatgtgctcacagtgatgcctaTGTCCCGTTCATTGAGGCTGAAGATGAGAAAAggccttgggtctatcaagtgtttgaaacagtgccggtcgagaaagttccaaaagggaaatgtgttccaactccaaagagaGCCTCTGCATCCATCATGGTGGCCTCTGAAATACTGAAAATGGCCTTGTGCCag AATCTTCAGTCAtgttttaaaagtcaatctaattctgaaataataatccaagaaatagagtgtgatgatgaatcagattatgacgaggatgaggcctttgaagagattagtaaggaactaagtcattttgaagaagaaCCCAAGACTAACCTGAATGATATAGAAGCAATCAatctaggggacccagataatgttagagaaactaagataagtgtccatatTGAAccgcaaataaggaaagaaataattaaagcattgttcgagtataatgatatttttgcatggtcgtatgattaCATGCCAGGTTTGATTACcaatttggtggtccacaaattgccaattgatccaACATTCTCTCCCGTTAagaagaagttgagaaagttcaaaactaacatgagtgtgaagattaaaga caagtccaaaggacaatttccactgccaaatatccacattctgattgacaattgtgccaaacatgagagtggctcttttgtggactgctatgccgggtatcatcagattttaatggatgaggaagatgcggaaaaggcGGCATTCATCACGTCATGGGGATCATATTGCTACCGAGTCATGCCttgtttgaaaaatgctggggaaacttacatgagggcaatggaaaccatattccatgacatgatacacaaggagattgaggtttacgtggatgatgtgatcataaagtccatgAAGCAGTCCAACCACGTCagggatttgagaaagttttttcaGAGGCTCCGCGAGTACAATCTTAAGtcaaccctgcaaa ttagtcagcgaggcattgagttggatccgtcaaaaatcaaagctatccaggaattgccaccgccaaagaacaagaccgaggtgatgagtgtgtTAGGGAGgatgaactacatcagcaggtttattgctcagctcacgacaacttgtgagcccatctttaagctgctaaagaaggatgttgtagtcaaatggactgatgagtgccaggaagcatttgataagattaaaGAGTATTTGTCGAACCCGCCTGTGTTGGTCCTGCCGGAACCCGAAAGActtttgattctttatttgacaaTCCTGGATAATTCATATGGTTGTGTATTGGATCAGCATGACATTACTGGCaagaaagagcaagccatctactatctcagcaagaaattcacatcttag
- the LOC138877805 gene encoding uncharacterized protein, whose translation MHINEVEKHEKPGWKFFFNGAANIKGIGIGAVLISETKHHYPITAQLRIYCTNNMAEYEVCILGLRLAVDMRVQEDLYQRFRSVEFKHIPRIHNEVVNALATLASILHHPDKSYVNPLHIQVRDQHAYYNMVEEELDGEPWFHDIREYIKMEVYPIQATSDQKRTI comes from the exons atgcatatcaACGAGGTCGAGAAGCATGAAAAGCCCGGTTGGAAATTCTTCTTTAATGGGGCCGCTAACATAAAAGGCATTGGAATAGGagctgtacttatttctgaaacaaagCACCACTATCCTATCACAGCTCAGCTTCGtatttattgtaccaacaacatggccgaatacgaagtgtgcattttgggtttaaggctagctgtgGACATGAGAGTCCAAGAA GATCTCTATCAGCGGttcagatcagtggagttcaagcatatccctaggatccacaatgaggttgttaacgctttggctactctggcgtcgatattacatcatccagataagtcTTATGTtaaccctttgcatattcaagttcgCGATCAACATGCCTActataacatggtggaagaagaacttgatggtgagccgtggttccacgacatcagggAGTACATCAAAATGGAGGTATATCCGATACAAGCCACAAGTGATCAGAAGAGAACAATTTGA
- the LOC104213620 gene encoding protein PALE CRESS, chloroplastic isoform X2: MHCNPLCLLFSFIFFKNSNTYSNQIFTQQRRSSKGIEEQDLYGLPKEYYDDEWQARQREKTKELHRLRQQEDEEEEKRVDEYREIGLRLKDYPEEELLKAKKLVASFIRSAEEVEEKIEEAAEKGELDELVLLIIWNRLDLARRDDEKDAVRSLDLLYRRVETEILKREATPAMRLLNDLLNMHDGGLDNEGWLKACKKRLVDTFPREDPFSILVPAGFDIEKHQGPLRPALEADDVLLRVDFVREVDALLKEVRSEQTEALETQGLDPESVASRLKQQEKQRAIHQVETLLDLAINLEW; this comes from the exons ATGCACTGCAATCCCTTGTGCCTCCTCTTCAgcttcatctttttcaagaactccAACACTTACTCAAATCAAATATTCACCCAGCAGAG AAGAAGCAGCAAAGGAATTGAGGAGCAGGATCTGTATGGCCTTCCAAAGGAATATTATGATGAT GAATGGCAAGCTCGGCAAAGGGAAAAGACTAAGGAATTGCATAGACTACGTCAACAGGAGGATGAGGAAGAGGAAAAGAGGGTTGATGAGTATCGTGAAATTGGATTGCGCTTGAAAGATTATCCAGAAGAAGAGCTTCTAAAGGCGAAGAAGTTGGTTGCCAGCTTCATTAGGTCAGCTGAAGAAGTGGAAGAG AAAATTGAGGAAGCTGCAGAAAAAGGTGAACTCGATGAACTTGTTCTATTGATCATATGGAATCGGCTTGATCTTGCTCGGCGTGAT GATGAGAAGGATGCAGTTCGAAGTCTTGATCTCTTGTACAGGCGAGTTGAG ACAGAGATTTTGAAACGGGAAGCAACTCCTGCCATGAGACTACTGAATGatcttctcaatatgcatgatGGTGGACTCGATAATGAAGGATGGCTCAAAGCATGTAAAAAACGTTTGGTTGATACATTTCCTCGAGAGGACCCTTTTAGTATTCTTGTACCTGCAGGTTTTGACATTGAAAAG CATCAAGGTCCTCTAAGACCAGCTTTGGAAGCTGATGATGTGCTTTTGAGGGTAGATTTTGTCAGAGAGGTGGATGCACTGTTAAAGGAGGTTCGATCTGAACAGACTGAAGCATTAGAGACACAAGGACTTGATCCAGAATCAGTGGCAAGTAGATTGAAACAACAGGAGAAGCAGCGTGCAATACACCAAGTAGAAACTCTTTTGGATCTGGCCATCAACTTGGAGTGGTAG
- the LOC138877804 gene encoding uncharacterized protein — protein sequence MRRNSTPYHLKANRAVEEANKNIKKILRKMVQGSRQWHEKLPFTLLVYHTTVCISVGATPYLLVYGTKVVILAEVEITSLWIVPEAEIDDDEWLKTHLEQLNLIDEKRLAVVCHGQLYQKRMGVQQGVPAAATTVKSQLPGSTSYRNFLNYTDPIPL from the exons atgcgtcgcaattccaccccataccaccTCAAGGCGAATAGAGCAGTTGAAgaagccaacaagaacataaagaagatacttcggaaaatggtgcagggttccaggcaatggcatgaaaagttgccatttACATTGTTGGTTTATCACACTACTGTTTGCatttcagtaggtgcaactccttatttgttggtatatggtacaaaAGTAGTGATACTCGCGGAAGTTGAAATTACATCCCTTTGGATTGTtcctgaagccgaaattgatgatgatgagtggctCAAAACCCATCTGGAGCAATTgaatttgattgatgagaaaagattggcagtagtgtgtcatggccagttgtatcaaaagagaatg ggggttcagcaAGGAGtaccagcagcagcaacaacagtgaaatcacagcttcctggtagtacTAGCTACCGAAACtttctgaactacactgacccgattcctttatag
- the LOC104213619 gene encoding isoamylase 2, chloroplastic, translating to MATSTVQLALQSRLLSYGIGESTKLVPAPTANRGKRVACRLSKLELGEMNFSGRSRKTDQEVSKRTHRLKALSASGISLIQTAKRVPTYLFRTDIGGHVKVLVEKTNGKYIVLVEVLPSEHSDAHAELVMLWGLFRSDASCFMPLDLNRRGADGQSSTLETPFVQGPSDKVTVELDFEASLAPFYISFYMKSQLVSDMKRSEIRSHRNTNFVVPVGLTSGHPSPLGLSCQPDGTMNFALFSRSAKSVVLCLYDDISVEMPSLEIDLDPYVNRSGDIWHAALDCSLSFKTYGYRCKVATSGKEELVLLDPYSKVIRSVIPRQGGSKLHPKYLGELCKEPGYDWSDDVPPSLPMEKLIVYRLNVTEFTKDGSSKLPDDLAGTFSGITEKWSHFKHLGVNAILLEPIFPFEEQKGPYFPSHFFSPGNMHGRSSDPLSVIKSMKDMVKKLHANGIEIFLEVIFTHTAEDAPLMHIDNSCYYSIKGGDMNIQFALNCNYPIVQQMILDCLRYWVIEFHIDGFVFVNASSLLKGFHGEILSRPQLVEAIAFDPILSKVKIIADYWDALANDSKEILFPHWRKWAEINTRFCDDIRDFLRGKGLLSSLATRLCGSGDIFSGGRGPAFSFNYIARNFGLTLVDLVSFSSSEVASELSWNCGEEGPTTNNIVLETRLKQVRNFLFILFISLGVPVLNMGDECGQSSGGSPVHGARKSFDWSTLKTGFGIQTTQFISFLTSLRMRRSDLLQKRTFLKEENIQWHGSDQSPPKWDDPSSRFLAMSLKADAEGSQTSVSDNGGDLFVAFNSAGESESVILPPPPTDVVWHRLVDTALPFPGFFAEKGTPVEDGLVAYEMKPHSCLLFEAQKLAEI from the coding sequence ATGGCAACTTCAACAGTACAGTTGGCTTTGCAATCACGTTTATTGAGCTATGGCATTGGTGAATCAACCAAGTTGGTTCCTGCGCCTACAGCTAACCGCGGAAAAAGAGTAGCATGCAGATTAAGTAAGCTGGAATTGGGAGAGATGAATTTCTCTGGCAGAAGTCGAAAAACTGATCAAGAAGTTTCTAAGAGAACTCATCGACTAAAAGCACTATCAGCATCAGGTATTTCGCTCATTCAAACTGCAAAAAGGGTTCCCACATACCTTTTCAGGACAGATATTGGTGGTCATGTGAAAGTCTTAGTGGAAAAGACAAATGGAAAGTACATAGTGCTTGTAGAAGTTTTGCCATCGGAGCACTCAGATGCACATGCTGAGCTGGTTATGCTTTGGGGCCTATTTAGGTCTGATGCATCATGCTTTATGCCTCTAGATCTAAATAGACGTGGAGCAGATGGTCAAAGTAGTACTCTTGAAACACCATTTGTGCAAGGACCTTCAGATAAGGTCACAGTTGAGCTGGATTTTGAAGCAAGTTTAGCACCCTTCTATATCTCCTTCTATATGAAGTCACAACTAGTTTCTGACATGAAAAGATCAGAAATCAGAAGCCACAGGAACACGAATTTTGTTGTACCAGTTGGTCTCACTTCAGGACATCCTTCTCCATTGGGTCTTTCCTGTCAGCCAGATGGAACCATGAATTTTGCTCTCTTCTCACGCAGTGCAAAAAGTGTAGTTTTGTGCTTGTATGATGACATATCAGTTGAAATGCCATCTTTAGAGATTGATTTAGATCCTTATGTTAATCGATCAGGTGATATTTGGCATGCTGCTTTAGATTGTTCTCTGTCATTTAAAACCTATGGTTATAGATGCAAGGTGGCTACTTCTGGGAAGGAAGAGCTGGTTCTTTTGGACCCATATTCTAAGGTCATAAGGAGTGTTATTCCTCGTCAGGGTGGGTCTAAATTACATCCAAAATATCTTGGAGAACTATGCAAGGAACCTGGCTATGATTGGAGTGATGATGTCCCTCCTAGCTTACCTATGGAGAAACTAATTGTTTATCGCTTGAATGTGACTGAATTCACAAAGGACGGGTCTAGTAAGCTACCTGATGACCTTGCTGGAACTTTCTCTGGCATTACCGAAAAATGGAGCCATTTCAAACATCTTGGTGTCAATGCAATCTTACTGGAGCCAATTTTCCCTTTCGAGGAGCAGAAAGGACCCTATTTTCCGTCGCATTTCTTTTCACCTGGAAATATGCACGGACGTTCTAGTGACCCTCTTTCTGTCATTAAATCTATGAAGGATATGGTTAAGAAATTGCATGCTAATGGGATAGAGATTTTTCTTGAAGTTATTTTCACTCACACTGCAGAGGATGCACCTTTGATGCATATTGATAACTCTTGCTACTATTCAATCAAAGGTGGTGATATGAACATTCAATTTGCATTAAATTGCAATTACCCCATTGTCCAACAAATGATTTTGGACTGTCTCCGCTACTGGGTGATTGAGTTTCATATTGAtggttttgtttttgtaaatGCTTCTTCCTTGTTGAAAGGGTTCCATGGGGAGATTCTATCTCGTCCTCAATTAGTTGAGGCTATTGCCTTTGATCCTATACTTTCAAAAGTCAAGATTATTGCAGATTATTGGGATGCACTAGCCAATGATTCGAAGGAAATCTTATTCCCCCACTGGAGGAAATGGGCAGAGATAAATACGAGATTTTGTGATGACATTCGAGACTTCTTGAGAGGTAAGGGTCTTCTAAGCAGTCTAGCTACACGGCTTTGTGGAAGTGGGGATATCTTCTCAGGTGGACGAGGACCGGCATTCTCTTTCAATTATATTGCCAGAAATTTCGGACTTACTCTTGTTGACTTGGTTAGCTTCAGTAGTAGTGAAGTGGCTTCAGAATTGAGTTGGAACTGTGGAGAAGAAGGCCCCACGACTAATAATATCGTCCTAGAGACACGACTTAAGCAAGTTCGTAATTTTCTGTTCATATTGTTCATTTCTCTAGGTGTACCAGTACTTAACATGGGAGATGAGTGTGGTCAGTCATCAGGGGGCTCCCCTGTACATGGTGCTCGAAAATCTTTTGATTGGAGTACTTTAAAAACTGGTTTTGGGATTCAGACTACCCAGTTCATTTCATTCTTGACTAGTTTAAGAATGAGAAGAAGTGATCTTCTTCAAAAGAGAACCTTCTTGAAGGAAGAAAATATCCAGTGGCATGGGAGCGATCAATCTCCTCCAAAATGGGATGACCCGTCTAGCAGATTTTTGGCTATGTCTTTGAAGGCCGATGCTGAAGGCAGCCAGACATCAGTCTCTGATAACGGAGGTGACTTGTTTGTCGCCTTCAATAGCGCAGGAGAATCAGAGAGTGTTATCCTTCCACCACCTCCAACAGATGTGGTATGGCATCGTCTCGTTGACACTGCCCTCCCATTTCCAGGTTTTTTTGCTGAGAAGGGGACACCAGTTGAAGATGGATTAGTTGCATATGAGATGAAGCCTCACAGCTGTTTGCTGTTTGAAGCACAAAAACTAGCTGAAATTTAA
- the LOC104213620 gene encoding protein PALE CRESS, chloroplastic isoform X1 yields the protein METIALSLTCTAIPCASSSASSFSRTPTLTQIKYSPSRALHRRSSKGIEEQDLYGLPKEYYDDEWQARQREKTKELHRLRQQEDEEEEKRVDEYREIGLRLKDYPEEELLKAKKLVASFIRSAEEVEEKIEEAAEKGELDELVLLIIWNRLDLARRDDEKDAVRSLDLLYRRVETEILKREATPAMRLLNDLLNMHDGGLDNEGWLKACKKRLVDTFPREDPFSILVPAGFDIEKHQGPLRPALEADDVLLRVDFVREVDALLKEVRSEQTEALETQGLDPESVASRLKQQEKQRAIHQVETLLDLAINLEW from the exons ATGGAGACAATAGCTCTGTCCCTAACATGCACTGCAATCCCTTGTGCCTCCTCTTCAgcttcatctttttcaagaactccAACACTTACTCAAATCAAATATTCACCCAGCAGAG CATTGCATAGAAGAAGCAGCAAAGGAATTGAGGAGCAGGATCTGTATGGCCTTCCAAAGGAATATTATGATGAT GAATGGCAAGCTCGGCAAAGGGAAAAGACTAAGGAATTGCATAGACTACGTCAACAGGAGGATGAGGAAGAGGAAAAGAGGGTTGATGAGTATCGTGAAATTGGATTGCGCTTGAAAGATTATCCAGAAGAAGAGCTTCTAAAGGCGAAGAAGTTGGTTGCCAGCTTCATTAGGTCAGCTGAAGAAGTGGAAGAG AAAATTGAGGAAGCTGCAGAAAAAGGTGAACTCGATGAACTTGTTCTATTGATCATATGGAATCGGCTTGATCTTGCTCGGCGTGAT GATGAGAAGGATGCAGTTCGAAGTCTTGATCTCTTGTACAGGCGAGTTGAG ACAGAGATTTTGAAACGGGAAGCAACTCCTGCCATGAGACTACTGAATGatcttctcaatatgcatgatGGTGGACTCGATAATGAAGGATGGCTCAAAGCATGTAAAAAACGTTTGGTTGATACATTTCCTCGAGAGGACCCTTTTAGTATTCTTGTACCTGCAGGTTTTGACATTGAAAAG CATCAAGGTCCTCTAAGACCAGCTTTGGAAGCTGATGATGTGCTTTTGAGGGTAGATTTTGTCAGAGAGGTGGATGCACTGTTAAAGGAGGTTCGATCTGAACAGACTGAAGCATTAGAGACACAAGGACTTGATCCAGAATCAGTGGCAAGTAGATTGAAACAACAGGAGAAGCAGCGTGCAATACACCAAGTAGAAACTCTTTTGGATCTGGCCATCAACTTGGAGTGGTAG